In Pseudomonas sp. P5_109, the genomic window GCCCTTCAGCTCTTGCCCCTGGACGTTGTCGAAGTTGACCCCGAACACACCGATTTTCTTGTCCTTGAGCTGCTCCGCCAGGGCATTCAGCTCCGGAATTTCGGTGCGGCAAGGCCCACACCACTCCGCCCAATAGTTGAGCACCAGCCATTTGCCGTCCAGGCGGTCAGCGGCGATTTTATGACCGTCCTGGTCGATGCCATAGTCATTCCCGCAGCCCCCCAGCATCAACGTTCCGATGATCGCCAATGCTGCTGCCAGTCGCCTTGTCATGTCGTGTTCCTTGTCAAAAATTGAATGCGCCTGCGACCCATCGCCTCTCACGGTTCTGGATTGCGCGCTGCACAGTTAGAATAGCCGCCACCTTACGCAAGATGCGACCCGCTCATGACCGATCTGACGCTTTATCACAACCCGCGCTGCTCGAAATCCCGCGGTGCGCTCGAACTGCTTGAAGCCCGTGGCCTGACGCCGACCGTGGTCCGCTACCTGGAAACCCCGCTGGACGCCGCGCAGATCCAGAGCCTGCTGGGCAAACTCGGAATCAGCGCCCGGCAATTGCTGCGCACCGGCGAGGACGAGTACAAGACCCTTGACCTGGCTGACAGCAGCCTGAGCGAAGCGCAATTGATCGCCGCCATTGCCGCCCACCC contains:
- a CDS encoding TlpA disulfide reductase family protein, whose translation is MTRRLAAALAIIGTLMLGGCGNDYGIDQDGHKIAADRLDGKWLVLNYWAEWCGPCRTEIPELNALAEQLKDKKIGVFGVNFDNVQGQELKGASEKLGIKFTVLAQDPSELFELPRSEALPVTYIIDNKGKVREQLMGEQTAAGVMAKLEALQAKN
- the arsC gene encoding arsenate reductase (glutaredoxin) (This arsenate reductase requires both glutathione and glutaredoxin to convert arsenate to arsenite, after which the efflux transporter formed by ArsA and ArsB can extrude the arsenite from the cell, providing resistance.), with the protein product MTDLTLYHNPRCSKSRGALELLEARGLTPTVVRYLETPLDAAQIQSLLGKLGISARQLLRTGEDEYKTLDLADSSLSEAQLIAAIAAHPKLMERPILEVGDKAIIGRPPEQILELLP